A DNA window from Mobula hypostoma chromosome 3, sMobHyp1.1, whole genome shotgun sequence contains the following coding sequences:
- the LOC134343696 gene encoding general transcription factor IIE subunit 1-like — protein sequence MGDQKMVTEIPAALKRLAKYIVRGFYRLEYSLTLDVLVRYPCVKEDELQQLLKFEKKQLRAVLNTLKADKFIKSRIRVETSPDGKSSRHNYYHINYKLLVDMVKYKLDIMRRKIETDERDSTTRSSFKCPICFSTFSDLEVNHLFDPCTGNFNCTYCHTEVEEDGTAIPKRDARTLLATFNEQLEPIYALLQEAEDIALPQELLEPQPSEIPELAVGQGQKMQCPASYAHPERWSNKTTCSDLYEQNIMVNAQEFEAKTKKQPIKPQPIWLTTSTVERTGLDVAECSIEHAKNLQNTKRETLNCEVIKTLMIHEKRQPTGATFTSNQTEPDSDTSESGEEFKNRKQATQREILKDESELEKPMVMVAGKLYLYSEVSQQPELVSLMTEEEREKYISTCQEMFHLMYD from the exons ATGGGAGACCAAAAAATGGTAACTGAAATTCCTGCAGCTTTAAAACGCTTGGCAAAATACATTGTGCGTGGATTCTACAGGCTGGAATATTCCCTCACCCTAGATGTTCTTGTTCGATATCCCTGTGTGAAGGAGGATGAGCTGCAACAACTACTAAAGTTTGAGAAGAAGCAACTCCGAGCTGTCCTCAACACACTAAAAGCTGACAAGTTTATTAAGAGTCGAATTAGAGTTGAAACCAGTCCTGATGGGAAAAGTTCCCGACACAATTATTATCACATCAACTACAAGCTGCTAGTGGATATGGTAAAATACAAGTTGGACATTATGCGCAGAAAAATTGAAACGGATGAAAGAGATTCCACAACAAGATCTTCTTTTAAATGTCCAATTTGCTTCAGTAC ATTTAGTGATTTGGAAGTCAATCACTTGTTTGATCCTTGCACAG GTAATTTTAACTGCACTTACTGTCACACTGAAGTAGAAGAAGATGGCACTGCAATACCGAAACGGGATGCTCGAACTCTTTTGGCAACATTTAATGAGCAGCTTGAACCAATTTATGCACTTTTACAAGAAGCTGAAGATATCGCTCTTCCACAGGAGCTCCTGGAACCACAACCAAGTGAGATTCCAGAACTGGCAGTTGG TCAGGGACAAAAAATGCAATGTCCTGCAAGTTATGCACATCCAGAAAGATGGTCAAATAAAACAACTTGCAGTGACCTCTATGAACAAAACATTATGGTGaatgcccaggaatttgaagcaaaAACCAAGAAGCAACCCATTAAACCGCAACCCATCTGGTTGACCACAAGCACTGTTGAAAGAACTGGTTTGGATGTGGCAGAATGTTCAATTG AACATGCCAAAAATCTTCAAAATACAAAGAGAGAGACTCTCAATTGTGAAGTAATAAAAACACTTATGATTCATGAGAAAAGACAACCAACTGGAGCAACCTTCACTTCCAATCAGACTGAACCAGACAGTGATACTAGTGAATCTGGAGAAGAGTTCAAGAACAGAAAACAAGCTACACAACGAGAAATTCTGAAAGATGAATCTGAGTTGGAGAAACCCATGGTTATGGTTGCTGGAAAACTATATCTCTATAGTGAAGTTAGTCAACAGCCTGAATTGGTATCTTTGATGACtgaagaagagagggagaagtACATTTCTACTTGCCAAGAAATGTTCCATTTAATGTATGATTAA